In Bufo gargarizans isolate SCDJY-AF-19 chromosome 6, ASM1485885v1, whole genome shotgun sequence, a single genomic region encodes these proteins:
- the LOC122941357 gene encoding zinc finger protein OZF-like: MDNSKNPISEKILNLTLEIINLLTGEDYMVVKASAEHATPINYLRISEECSRTQSPIKRPLRHSPVHNNKDQAILNIINKIIELLTVEVPIRCQDVTVYFSMEEWEYIEGHQHVYKDLMMNSHQPLISVESSFMSNSTERYYSPPYSQDFPEENHSVPPESQDEDQVIKANIIQEETFVIGDQPYDKEIPPFISPASEHTSMIATEDYLLSSQNCDVEYSAGHAANMPPDSCNHEYSLEDGHQRIQMAVKPFECSDCGKHFTQKSYLSGHQISHSALKSFTCNTCGKGFSRQESLALHRRVHMGVKPFICSECGKCFGSKSDLIKHQRTHTGEKPFPCAECGKSFSRKCTLLQHYRTHTGERPFTCTLCMKSFTCKSVLITHTRTHTGEKPFQCTECGRCFTFKSDLVNHHRTHTGEKRFPCSKCGKCFARKSSLAQHWQIHTDEKRFVCPKCGKFFTRNYTLVEHQKTHKDEIQFS, encoded by the exons ATGGACAACAGCAAGAACCCCATTTCTGAGAAGATATTGAATCTCACCCTTGAGATAATTAACTTGTTAACTGGTGAG GATTACATGGTTGTCAAAGCATCTGCTGAACATGCGACACCTATCAACTATCTCAGGATTTCAGAAGAATGTAGCAGGACTCAGAGCCCCATCAAGAGGCCTCTGCGTCATTCTCCAGTACATAATAATAAGGATCAGGCGATCCTAAACATCATCAACAAGATAATTGAGCTGTTGACAGTAGAG gttcctataagatgtcaggatgtcactgtctatttctccatggaggagtgggagtatatagaaggacatcAGCATGTGTACAAGGACCTCATGATGAACAGTCACCAACCACTCATATCAGTGG AATCATCCTTTATGAGCAATTCAACAGAGAGATATTACAGTCCTCCATATTCCCAGGATTTTCCCGAGGAAAATCACAGTGTTCCACCAGAGTCTCAG GATGAAGACCAGGTTATTAAAGCCAATATTATCCAGGAAGAGACCTTTGTGATTGGAGACCAGCCATATGACAAAGAAATTCCACCTTTTATCAGTCCAG CCAGTGAACACACTAGTATGATTGCCACAGAGGACTATCTCCTTTCATCCCAAAACTGTGATGTAGAATACAGTGCTGGTCATGCTGCCAATATGCCACCTGATTCCTGCAACCATGAATACTCTCTTGAGGATGGACACCAGAGGATCCAAATGGCAGTGAAGCCCTTTGAATGTTCTGATTGTGGAAAGCATTTTACTCAAAAATCATACCTCAGTGGACATCAGATCAGTCACTCAGCACTGAAATCATTTACCTGTAATACGTGTGGGAAGGGTTTCTCCCGACAAGAAAGCCTTGCTTTACATCGCCGAGTCCACATGGGTGTGAAGCCATTTATATGTTCCGAGTGTGGAAAGTGCTTTGGGTCCAAATCAGATCTTATTAAACATCAACGAACTCACACGGGAGAAAAGCCATTTCCTTGTGCCGAGTGTGGGAAGTCCTTTTCACGCAAGTGCACTCTTCTTCAGCATTACAGAACCCACACAGGGGAGAGGCCTTTTACATGCACGCTGTGCATGAAGAGCTTTACATGTAAGTCGGTTCTTATAACACATACACGGACTCACACGGGTGAGAAGCCATTTCAGTGCACAGAGTGTGGTAGATGTTTTACTTTTAAATCCGACCTTGTGAATCATCACAGaacccacacaggagagaagcgttTTCCTTGTTCCAAGTGCGGGAAATGCTTTGCACGCAAATCCTCTCTAGCCCAACATTGGCAAATTCACACGGATGAAAAGCGGTTTGTTTGTCCTAAGTGTGGCAAATTTTTCACTCGCAACTATACTCTTGTTGAACATCAAAAAACACACAAAGATGAAATTCAGTTCTCCTAA